A region of the Tachyglossus aculeatus isolate mTacAcu1 chromosome 12 unlocalized genomic scaffold, mTacAcu1.pri SUPER_6_unloc_3, whole genome shotgun sequence genome:
actctcaggccgtatAGCTCAACACCTTGGACAATTCCCATGTCACCTGCTTTAGCTCCAGCACTGGATAGTGTGGAATCAGAGCGACAGAAATACTCCAGTGATACAACTAGACAGTAATACGAATATGTTTTCTCAAAACTCTAGATAGTATCGCAGAAAGGAAGTGCTACGTGTAGTCCAAAATTCTGAACCATATCAGACCGTCCCTCTGGAGCTTCCTACCACTTCTTAACATTGGCgaaaatggaaggaaagggaaCGGAGGGAAAAGATGCATATTTTCCTGGAAAATTTGCTAGGGCTAATTTGGACTTTCGTAAAGGcgtccctcccccactccctacctCAGGATAAACTCAGTGTCTCTACCCTTTCCGGGGAAAGAACATAACCAGGGCTCTCCAGGCTGTGTCCCAGCAGCCCTAGCCTCGGCTCTGTTCTGAGCACCTATTTCTGCTCTCCGTACTGTTTTCCAAGGGCTCCAGTCTCTGTCGTCTGCCATCGTGGTTATCAGCGTAGATTCATTTCTGCTCCTGAGCACGACTTCCCGCAGCTCAGCTGTGGTTTGTGGACCCCGGCTTCCCAGAGCCCATCACGAATAGAGAGGATAAAGCCAGCCTGACTCTCGGCCTTCAGAGTCTCTCGCCTACCTGCCTATCGAGTAGGACTCCTTCATACGGACAAACCATGATCCACCCCGTTGATCCCGACAGCGGAGATATGGCTGCCAAAGCAAAAGCCGGGAGAGCTTCCCAGGATCCTGGATGAGTTCTGGAGAAAACCGGTGGGGTGTTCTCCCCTCGGAGAGCCTGGGGGAGAtttcctccgcccccccccccacaaccaacTACCAAGCTGAGAGTTTAGTTGGGTGAGGTAGAGGCTACTTCCGTATGTTCAAGATGTGGAACTAGACTGAAACACaaaattctcttctgtctctgcatgCCGAGTCAAAGTCCCGAGAAAGCCAACGGAGTGGGAAAATTGTGTGGTCTTTGTTTGACACGAGAAAGATGttccctttcctccacctgcCTTTCTGCAGGTAATAGATCTGAATTTTCTGTCGGTGTACTCATCAACCAAacagtaaattaattaattaatagcacTAATTTAGAATCTATCCCTTAATAGTCAATTAATCAAGCCATAGAATTGACTAAACACCTACCTGATTGGTGCACAGCGTGATTccgaactcttgggagagtaaagcagagttaatagagtccagacctgggagtcagaaggacctggattcaatcctggctcggccacttctgtgttgtgtgactttgggcaagtcatttaacttctctctgtctcaggtacatcatctgtaaaatgaggattaagactatgagctccactgggatatggactgtgtccaaactgattagcttgtatctacccagcccttatcacagtgcctgactcattgtAAGTTTTtaagaaataacataaaaaatcCCTGTACTcagggagttaacagtctagcaggggtgattgtgggggagagggattaATTCATAGAAAAATGTTGGTAAAGGAGAGATTGAAATTAAGGACAATAAAATCGGAAAAGAGGCTGATGGGGTCGATAGTTCAAAGACACTTCCACCTACTCTTCTTAGggcacttcactcattcaatcgtatttattgagcgcttactgtgttcagagcactgtactaaacaattggaaagtgcaattcgacaacagagacaatccctatccaacaacgagctcacagtctagaacgggggagacacagcacttgtacattgcAGCTAGTGTTGGCGAATGACAGTAATCTCAttaaggtcagggaatgtgcctgttattgttatattgtactctcccaagcacatagtacagtgcttagtactgtacataataagccctcaaaatacgattgaatgaatgaacgactgaaagaaggaagggagagtgcaGAGGTTCACTGTTTCTGTCCTCTCCACCTGGGTCACAGGCTGGTTCTGTGCcagctctcactccctctctcgctTCTGCTGCATCAACAGGTCCAGTCAGTGAGAACAAGTAACTATGGGAAACGGTAAGGGGGTGACAAAGTTCATCCTCGCGGGGTTCACTGATGACCCCCAGCTGCAGGCTCCActcttcttcgtcctcctcctgacttatGCATTAAGCGTCACCGGGAATctgaccatcatcaccctcacTTTGCTGGACTCCTGTCTCCTCACCCCGATGTACTTCGTCCTGCGCAGTTTCTCCTCGCTGGAGATCACCTTTATATCAGCCTGCAATCCCAGATTCCTGGTCACCATCGCcaccggagacagaaccatttccttttacaactgcttcactcagctattcttcttcatcttcctgggggtgatggagttcttcctcctggcctccatgtcctacgactgctacatCGGCATCAGGCATCCCTTGCACTAGACAACCGTCATGGGCAGGGGCTTCTGCGATctgctggtcctctgctcctggctggATGGGTTCCTGGTCGTCTTTCCACCAGTTATCGTACTCCTCCATCATGATTTCTGCTCCTCCAATATCATCAACCACTTCATTTGTGATTCTTCTCCCATACTACAGCTCTACCGCT
Encoded here:
- the LOC119921577 gene encoding olfactory receptor 6C75-like, which codes for MGNGKGVTKFILAGFTDDPQLQAPLFFVLLLTYALSVTGNLTIITLTLLDSCLLTPMYFVLRSFSSLEITFISACNPRFLTTVMGRGFCDLLVLCSWLDGFLVVFPPVIVLLHHDFCSSNIINHFICDSSPILQLYRSYTRFLGLMAFFLALGTFLVTLVLVTASYTAIIHAIPRLPSAQQRRKAFSTCSFHMIVVSITFGNYIFMYIKPSPRTGWK